A single window of Modestobacter italicus DNA harbors:
- a CDS encoding VanZ family protein: MSPASAHRALEAALVAALVLVALLTLSPTGAGGWAWGDPATELRWYAGALHSTATATQLAGNLVLLTPAAALAVLRWPALGRPAWLLPAAVATGAAVELLQWSLPLGRVVSPVDVVLNAGGAVAVGAVVAVVHRAGSGRPQRVWAGA; encoded by the coding sequence ATGAGCCCGGCGTCGGCCCACCGGGCACTGGAGGCGGCGCTGGTCGCCGCCCTCGTGCTGGTCGCGCTGCTGACCCTGAGCCCGACCGGTGCCGGCGGCTGGGCGTGGGGGGATCCGGCGACGGAGCTGCGCTGGTACGCCGGCGCGCTGCACTCGACCGCCACGGCCACCCAGCTGGCCGGCAACCTGGTGCTGCTCACGCCCGCCGCCGCGCTCGCCGTGCTGCGCTGGCCGGCGCTCGGGCGCCCGGCGTGGCTGCTGCCCGCCGCGGTGGCCACCGGGGCGGCGGTCGAGCTGCTGCAGTGGTCGCTGCCGCTCGGCCGGGTCGTCTCGCCGGTCGACGTCGTCCTCAACGCCGGCGGCGCGGTCGCGGTGGGGGCGGTCGTCGCGGTCGTCCACCGGGCGGGTTCCGGTCGCCCACAACGGGTATGGGCGGGCGCATGA
- a CDS encoding hemerythrin domain-containing protein has product MPRSIADQTVSELGGPGSVLVRQRNDHVELDRLLQELDGTTGTAQEHVLRRIDRLVFSHAFAEETVLWPVIRRVLPDGDALTLHVEEEHQEVNELVAELETLGHDDPRRSERLARLVTVLKEDVRDEEDVLFPRLQEALDARALRRLGLQWEVARRVSPTRPHPTVSRRPPGNAVSGLPLSLLDRSRDLVDAGVQHAPAPLAPAGQAVSRGLAAVAGWVERVPLARRGDQPPTSR; this is encoded by the coding sequence ATGCCCCGCTCGATCGCCGACCAGACAGTCTCCGAGCTCGGCGGACCCGGCAGCGTGCTCGTCCGCCAGCGCAACGACCACGTGGAGCTCGACCGGCTGCTCCAGGAGCTCGACGGCACCACCGGCACCGCGCAGGAGCACGTGCTGCGCAGGATCGACCGGCTGGTCTTCAGCCACGCCTTCGCCGAGGAGACCGTGCTGTGGCCGGTCATCCGCCGCGTGCTGCCGGACGGCGACGCCCTCACGCTGCATGTGGAGGAGGAGCACCAGGAGGTCAACGAGCTCGTCGCCGAGCTGGAGACCCTGGGCCACGACGACCCCCGCCGTTCCGAGCGGCTGGCCCGCCTGGTCACCGTGCTGAAGGAGGACGTGCGGGACGAGGAGGACGTGCTGTTCCCGCGGCTGCAGGAGGCGCTGGACGCCAGGGCGCTGCGCCGGCTCGGCCTGCAGTGGGAGGTGGCCCGCCGCGTCTCGCCGACCCGGCCGCACCCGACCGTCTCCCGCCGTCCGCCGGGCAACGCCGTCTCCGGTCTGCCGCTGAGCCTGCTCGACCGCTCCCGCGACCTCGTCGACGCCGGGGTGCAGCACGCACCCGCGCCGCTGGCACCCGCCGGTCAGGCGGTCAGCCGCGGGCTGGCCGCTGTCGCCGGGTGGGTCGAGCGGGTCCCGCTGGCCCGTCGGGGTGACCAGCCGCCGACCAGTCGCTGA
- a CDS encoding bifunctional 3'-5' exonuclease/DNA polymerase: MNRVVLVRSGEGTVRAHEQDEDGAAVAVTELPRDELAGFVRTREATPVRWVWDDTTRWYPELLDAGVRVERCTDLRLSHAVLRRSPFVDRSLVQSADAPGWAALEPVVPTDPALFALADPADRLDPLAEHARQLAAVAASPHRGRLGLLLAAESSGALVAAEMTHAGLPWRADVHDRLLAELLGPRPVAGHRPAALERLLPEIRAAFRSPELNPDSPPGLLRALQDAGLPVSDTRSWTLEQLEHPGIPPLLEYKKLGRLLAANGWNWLDTWVRDGRFRSYFLPGGVVTGRWASNGGGALSVPLQVRPAAVADEGWRFVVADVAQLEPRVLAGMSADTAMAEAARAQDLYAGMVASGAVATRAEAKVGMLGAMYGGTRGESGRMMPRLTRRYPRAIGLVEEAARAGERGEVVHTLLGRGSPVPTGEWAEQAVELGEPAEEGGSREDRDRHRRAWGRFTRNFVVQGTGAEWALCWLADLRNRLWRLGDGGTVRDRPHLVFFLHDEVLVHTPAELADAVSAEVRLAAAEAGRLLFGGFPVDFPLDVSVVRSWADAG, encoded by the coding sequence GTGAACCGCGTCGTCCTGGTGCGCTCCGGCGAGGGCACGGTGCGGGCGCACGAGCAGGACGAGGACGGCGCCGCCGTCGCGGTCACCGAGCTGCCGCGCGACGAGCTGGCCGGCTTCGTCCGCACCCGGGAGGCCACCCCGGTGCGCTGGGTCTGGGACGACACCACCCGGTGGTACCCGGAGCTGCTGGACGCCGGGGTCCGGGTGGAGCGCTGCACGGACCTGCGGCTCAGCCACGCCGTGCTGCGCCGGTCCCCCTTCGTCGACCGGTCGCTCGTGCAGAGCGCCGACGCACCGGGGTGGGCGGCGCTGGAGCCGGTGGTGCCGACCGACCCGGCGCTCTTCGCGCTGGCGGACCCCGCGGACCGGCTGGACCCCCTCGCCGAGCACGCGCGGCAGCTGGCGGCGGTGGCGGCGTCCCCGCACCGCGGGCGGCTGGGCCTGCTGCTGGCCGCCGAGTCCTCCGGCGCGCTGGTCGCCGCGGAGATGACGCACGCCGGGCTGCCGTGGCGCGCCGACGTCCACGACCGGCTGCTGGCCGAGCTGCTGGGGCCGCGGCCGGTCGCCGGGCACCGACCGGCGGCGCTCGAGCGGCTGCTGCCGGAGATCCGCGCCGCCTTCCGGTCACCCGAGCTGAACCCGGACTCCCCGCCCGGACTGCTCCGCGCGCTGCAGGACGCCGGCCTGCCGGTGTCCGACACCCGGTCCTGGACGCTCGAGCAGCTGGAGCACCCCGGCATCCCGCCGCTGCTGGAGTACAAGAAGCTCGGCCGGCTGCTCGCCGCCAACGGCTGGAACTGGCTGGACACCTGGGTGCGCGACGGCCGGTTCCGGTCGTACTTCCTGCCCGGCGGGGTGGTCACCGGCCGCTGGGCGTCCAACGGCGGCGGCGCGCTGTCGGTGCCGCTGCAGGTCCGCCCCGCGGCGGTCGCCGACGAGGGCTGGCGGTTCGTCGTCGCCGACGTCGCGCAGCTCGAGCCGCGGGTGCTCGCCGGGATGAGCGCGGACACCGCCATGGCCGAGGCCGCGCGGGCGCAGGACCTCTACGCGGGCATGGTGGCCAGCGGTGCGGTGGCGACCCGGGCCGAGGCGAAGGTCGGGATGCTCGGCGCCATGTACGGCGGCACCCGCGGGGAGAGCGGGCGGATGATGCCCCGGCTGACCCGCCGGTACCCGCGGGCGATCGGCCTGGTCGAGGAGGCCGCCCGCGCGGGCGAGCGCGGCGAGGTCGTGCACACCCTGCTGGGCCGCGGCTCCCCCGTGCCGACCGGGGAGTGGGCCGAGCAGGCGGTGGAGCTCGGCGAGCCGGCCGAGGAGGGCGGCTCGCGGGAGGACCGGGACCGGCACCGCCGGGCGTGGGGCCGCTTCACCCGCAACTTCGTCGTCCAGGGCACCGGGGCGGAGTGGGCGCTGTGCTGGCTGGCCGACCTGCGCAACCGGCTCTGGCGCCTGGGCGACGGCGGCACCGTCCGCGACCGGCCGCACCTGGTCTTCTTCCTGCACGACGAGGTGCTGGTGCACACCCCCGCCGAGCTGGCCGACGCCGTCTCCGCGGAGGTCCGGCTCGCGGCGGCCGAGGCCGGCCGGCTGCTGTTCGGCGGCTTCCCCGTCGACTTCCCGCTCGACGTCTCGGTCGTGCGGTCCTGGGCCGACGCCGGCTGA
- a CDS encoding enoyl-CoA hydratase/isomerase family protein — translation MSGSSGEVLLEVTGGVAVVTLNAPQRRNALTPAMAGELIATFDEVDARDDVGALVVRAEGRSFCAGGDVQTLTDAGRDPAAPDAYAGMGAIYDSFYRLGQVKAPTIAAVRGSAVGAGMNMLLAADLRIVARDARLICGFLKRGIHPGGGHFVLLSRLVGREAAAAMALFGEEVDGETAVRLGLAWETVDDDAVDARALELATRVAKDPALARTAVANFRKETGPPGVSWEIATQFERPAQMWSMRRPTP, via the coding sequence ATGTCCGGCAGCTCAGGTGAGGTCCTGCTCGAGGTGACCGGCGGCGTCGCCGTCGTCACCCTCAACGCACCGCAGCGGCGCAACGCGCTGACCCCGGCCATGGCCGGCGAGCTGATCGCCACCTTCGACGAGGTCGACGCCCGGGACGACGTCGGCGCCCTGGTGGTCCGCGCCGAGGGCAGGTCCTTCTGCGCCGGTGGTGACGTGCAGACCCTGACCGACGCCGGCCGGGACCCGGCCGCCCCGGACGCCTACGCCGGGATGGGCGCGATCTACGACTCGTTCTACCGGCTCGGGCAGGTGAAGGCGCCCACGATCGCCGCGGTGCGCGGTTCCGCCGTCGGCGCGGGGATGAACATGCTGCTCGCCGCCGACCTGCGGATCGTCGCCCGCGACGCCCGGCTGATCTGCGGCTTCCTCAAGCGCGGCATCCACCCCGGCGGCGGCCACTTCGTGCTGCTCTCGCGGCTGGTCGGCCGGGAGGCAGCCGCGGCGATGGCGCTGTTCGGCGAGGAGGTCGACGGCGAGACGGCGGTCCGGCTGGGCCTGGCCTGGGAGACCGTCGACGACGACGCCGTGGACGCCCGCGCCCTGGAGCTGGCCACCCGCGTGGCCAAGGACCCCGCGCTCGCCCGGACGGCGGTCGCCAACTTCCGCAAGGAGACCGGCCCGCCCGGGGTCAGCTGGGAGATCGCCACCCAGTTCGAGCGGCCCGCGCAGATGTGGTCCATGCGGCGGCCGACCCCCTGA
- a CDS encoding ArgE/DapE family deacylase has translation MGSIPTGPTLIDPASAVTGRVNFRAMEFRTADLSSREAAVLDAVDAQWTVDRVVELVAVPSLGGTAAESEAQHLVAGWLDELGTDVDRWEIDLAEAATAPDAPGQEVDRSEAWGAVGTLPGVDGGQPALVLCGHSDVVPAGDRALWPGDPFTPRVDGGAVHGRGTCDMKGGLVAALAAVQAIRTAGVRLARPLAVHSVLGEEDGGLGAWATLRRGHRGDVCVIPEPTAGAVMTAHAGALTFRLTLTGLAAHAANRHLGVSAIELFEHVHAALRALEADRQPADRSRFGDHPYPYGISIGRLRAGDWGSTVPDRLVADGRFGVRLGEPVETARAAFEGCVAAACAAHPWLADHPAQVEWVGGVYASSQMPAGSSLLPAVQQAVIDAGGALPPERALTAGTDLRFYTAAGIPALHHGPGDLRLAHGVGEKVPVEDLLLSARSLALLALRTCGVA, from the coding sequence GTGGGTTCGATCCCCACGGGGCCCACCCTGATCGACCCGGCGAGCGCGGTCACCGGGCGTGTTAATTTCCGCGCCATGGAGTTCCGCACCGCCGACCTCTCCAGTCGCGAGGCCGCCGTCCTCGACGCCGTCGACGCGCAGTGGACCGTCGACCGGGTGGTCGAGCTGGTCGCGGTCCCGTCGCTCGGCGGTACGGCCGCCGAGTCCGAGGCGCAGCACCTGGTGGCCGGCTGGCTGGACGAGCTCGGCACCGACGTCGACCGCTGGGAGATCGACCTCGCCGAGGCCGCGACCGCCCCGGACGCGCCCGGCCAGGAGGTCGACCGCAGCGAGGCGTGGGGCGCCGTGGGCACGCTGCCCGGCGTAGACGGCGGACAGCCGGCGCTGGTGCTCTGCGGGCACAGCGACGTCGTCCCGGCCGGTGACCGGGCCCTGTGGCCCGGGGACCCCTTCACCCCCCGGGTCGACGGCGGCGCCGTGCACGGCCGCGGCACCTGCGACATGAAGGGCGGCCTGGTCGCCGCGCTGGCCGCCGTGCAGGCCATCCGGACGGCGGGCGTGCGGCTGGCCCGGCCGCTGGCGGTGCACAGCGTGCTGGGGGAGGAGGACGGCGGGCTCGGTGCGTGGGCCACGCTGCGGCGGGGGCACCGCGGCGACGTCTGCGTCATCCCCGAGCCGACCGCGGGTGCGGTGATGACCGCGCACGCCGGCGCGCTGACCTTCCGGCTCACTCTCACCGGGCTCGCCGCGCACGCCGCCAACCGGCACCTCGGGGTCAGCGCCATCGAACTGTTCGAGCACGTGCACGCAGCGCTCCGGGCGCTGGAGGCCGACCGCCAGCCCGCCGACCGGTCCCGGTTCGGGGACCACCCGTACCCCTACGGCATCTCCATCGGCCGGCTCCGGGCCGGCGACTGGGGGAGCACGGTGCCCGACCGGCTGGTCGCCGACGGGCGGTTCGGCGTGCGGCTGGGTGAGCCGGTGGAGACGGCCCGGGCGGCGTTCGAGGGCTGCGTGGCCGCGGCGTGCGCGGCCCATCCCTGGCTGGCCGACCACCCGGCGCAGGTCGAGTGGGTCGGCGGCGTCTACGCCAGCAGCCAGATGCCGGCCGGCTCGTCGCTGCTCCCGGCCGTCCAGCAGGCGGTCATCGACGCCGGCGGCGCCCTGCCGCCGGAGCGGGCGCTCACCGCCGGCACCGACCTGCGGTTCTACACGGCTGCGGGCATCCCGGCGCTGCACCACGGCCCGGGTGACCTGCGCCTGGCGCACGGCGTGGGCGAGAAGGTGCCGGTCGAGGACCTGCTGCTGTCGGCCCGCAGCCTCGCGCTGCTCGCGCTCCGCACCTGCGGCGTGGCCTGA
- a CDS encoding Rieske (2Fe-2S) protein, producing MSLLAVLDRLSEVSSFDKSLESARAAVNKVLRPQAFKDLLHGTWLGHPLHPVLAMVPVGTWLSAGILDAVPPARPAATALIGTGVAASLPAALAGAADWSEQDDAVRRLGAVHAVANSAALGLYVGSLVARRKGNGTLGRVLAYSGLGLASASASIGGHMSYAQSSGANHAVPEARQLTTDWIDLGPLDDLPEGRPALRTGEGQGTPIGLAVVRRGARVDAFINACAHVGGPLAEGTVEEVRGADCIVCPWHGSAFDLESGEPRRGPTASAQERLEVKYEAGRVFGKLPNRHASK from the coding sequence ATGAGCCTGCTCGCCGTGCTGGACCGGCTGTCCGAGGTGTCGTCGTTCGACAAGTCGCTGGAGAGCGCCCGGGCGGCGGTGAACAAGGTGCTCCGGCCGCAGGCGTTCAAGGACCTGCTGCACGGCACCTGGCTCGGCCACCCGCTGCACCCGGTCCTGGCGATGGTCCCGGTCGGCACCTGGCTGTCCGCGGGCATCCTCGACGCGGTGCCGCCGGCCCGCCCGGCCGCCACCGCGCTGATCGGCACGGGCGTGGCAGCCAGCCTGCCCGCCGCGCTCGCCGGCGCGGCCGACTGGTCGGAGCAGGACGACGCCGTGCGCCGGCTCGGCGCCGTGCACGCGGTCGCCAACAGCGCCGCGCTCGGCCTGTACGTCGGCTCGCTGGTGGCCCGGCGGAAGGGCAACGGCACGCTCGGCCGGGTGCTGGCCTACAGCGGGCTCGGGCTGGCCAGCGCGTCGGCCTCCATCGGCGGGCACATGTCCTACGCGCAGTCCTCCGGCGCCAACCACGCCGTTCCCGAGGCCCGCCAGCTCACCACGGACTGGATCGACCTCGGCCCGCTCGACGACCTGCCCGAGGGGCGCCCGGCGCTGCGCACCGGCGAGGGCCAGGGGACGCCGATCGGGCTCGCCGTCGTCCGCCGCGGTGCCCGGGTCGACGCCTTCATCAACGCCTGCGCGCACGTGGGCGGACCGCTGGCCGAGGGCACGGTCGAGGAGGTCCGCGGCGCGGACTGCATCGTCTGCCCGTGGCACGGCTCGGCCTTCGACCTGGAGAGCGGCGAGCCGCGGCGCGGGCCGACGGCGAGCGCCCAGGAGCGGCTCGAGGTGAAGTACGAGGCGGGCCGGGTGTTCGGCAAGCTGCCCAACCGGCACGCCTCGAAGTGA
- a CDS encoding GtrA family protein translates to MTCPSLLRRTTLGGAHEAGSLVTTELQRVPELLGPLRARLHQDDGRAQFARYVVVGVVSSTLYAVLFIVLGGLGDQVANVVGAVASTLLANEMHRRLTFHAGARVSWFAAQWEGGGLAVIGLVATSLALAGVHDLVGDVGTVAQLCLIAAVTGAIGAIRFVALRSWVFTTAPHRD, encoded by the coding sequence GTGACCTGCCCGTCCCTGCTGCGCCGCACCACCCTGGGTGGCGCGCACGAGGCGGGCTCCCTGGTCACCACCGAGCTCCAGCGGGTGCCCGAGCTCCTCGGCCCGCTGCGCGCCCGCCTCCACCAGGACGACGGCCGCGCCCAGTTCGCCCGCTACGTCGTCGTCGGCGTGGTCTCCAGCACTCTCTACGCCGTCCTGTTCATCGTCCTCGGTGGCCTGGGCGACCAGGTGGCCAACGTGGTCGGCGCGGTCGCCTCGACCCTGCTGGCCAACGAGATGCACCGCCGGCTGACCTTCCACGCCGGGGCCCGGGTCTCCTGGTTCGCCGCGCAGTGGGAGGGCGGCGGGCTGGCCGTCATCGGCCTGGTGGCCACCTCGCTCGCGCTGGCCGGGGTGCACGACCTGGTCGGCGACGTGGGCACCGTCGCGCAGCTCTGCCTGATCGCCGCGGTCACCGGTGCGATCGGCGCGATCCGGTTCGTCGCCCTGCGCAGCTGGGTCTTCACCACCGCCCCGCACCGGGACTGA
- a CDS encoding MarR family winged helix-turn-helix transcriptional regulator: MSTSSPSVALDDQLCFALYAASRAVTARYRPMLERLGLTYPQFLVLMSLWEHDDQSVREISDRLELDSGTMSPLLKRLDAAGLVTRERSAADERRVRVRLTDAGRALEQPACDVSAMMINALDLDVAEFTALKHQLEEITQRVGGRTR; encoded by the coding sequence GTGAGCACCTCATCACCCAGCGTCGCGCTCGACGACCAGCTCTGCTTCGCCCTCTACGCCGCGTCGCGGGCGGTCACGGCGCGCTACCGGCCGATGCTGGAGCGGCTGGGTCTGACCTACCCGCAGTTCCTGGTGCTGATGTCGCTGTGGGAGCACGACGACCAGAGCGTCCGCGAGATCAGCGACCGCCTCGAGCTGGACTCCGGCACCATGTCGCCGCTGCTCAAGCGGCTCGACGCGGCCGGCCTGGTCACCCGTGAGCGGAGCGCGGCGGACGAGCGCCGGGTGCGGGTCCGGCTCACCGACGCCGGCCGGGCGCTGGAGCAGCCCGCGTGCGACGTGTCGGCGATGATGATCAACGCCCTGGACCTCGACGTCGCGGAGTTCACCGCGCTCAAGCACCAGCTGGAGGAGATCACCCAGCGGGTGGGCGGCCGCACCCGCTGA
- a CDS encoding acyl-CoA dehydrogenase, whose product MPSLILSPRDLEFLLHEWLDVETLTKRPRYAEHSRETFDAVLELAEQIATEHFAPHNRKADENEPHLVDGKVQLVPEVAAALKVFADAGMNAAPLPEELGGLQLPAAVNQAVHVWFQAANIGTSAYPFLTMANANLLVAHGTPEQVATYVPPMAEGRWFGTMALSEPQAGSSLADITTRAVPQDDGSYRLTGNKMWISGGDHELTENIVHLVLAKVPGGPAGVKGISLFVVPKFLVNDDGSLGERNDVVLAGLNHKMGYRGTTNTLLNFGEGVHTPGGQAGAVGFLVGELHRGLSYMFHMMNEARIGVGMGATGLGYTGYLHAVDYARTRTQGRALAGKDPAAPPVPIVEHADVRRMLLAAKSYVEGGLALGLYCARLVDEERTAETEEERARAHLLLETLTPIAKSWPSQWCLAANDLAIQVHGGYGYTRDYPVEQFYRDNRLNPIHEGTHGIQALDLLGRKVVMNGGAGLAALGEAIGATTQRAAGTQWADLAETLDDLVQRLGAVTATLWADGDPEVALANASVYLEAAGHVVVGWLWLEQALTTEGRDGDFYDGKRQAARYFQRWELPKVGPQLALLASLDGTVRTMRSDWF is encoded by the coding sequence GTGCCGTCGTTGATCCTGTCCCCGCGCGACCTCGAGTTCCTGCTGCACGAGTGGCTCGACGTCGAGACGCTGACCAAGCGCCCGCGGTACGCCGAGCACTCGCGGGAGACGTTCGACGCCGTCCTCGAGCTGGCCGAGCAGATCGCCACCGAGCACTTCGCGCCGCACAACCGGAAGGCCGACGAGAACGAGCCGCACCTCGTCGACGGCAAGGTGCAGCTGGTCCCCGAGGTCGCCGCGGCGCTCAAGGTCTTCGCCGACGCCGGGATGAACGCCGCGCCGCTGCCCGAGGAGCTGGGCGGGCTGCAGCTCCCGGCGGCCGTCAACCAGGCCGTGCACGTGTGGTTCCAGGCCGCCAACATCGGCACCTCGGCCTACCCGTTCCTCACCATGGCCAACGCGAACCTGCTGGTCGCGCACGGGACGCCGGAGCAGGTGGCGACCTACGTCCCGCCGATGGCCGAGGGTCGCTGGTTCGGCACGATGGCGCTGTCCGAACCGCAGGCCGGCTCGTCGCTCGCCGACATCACCACCCGCGCCGTGCCCCAGGACGACGGCAGCTACCGGCTGACCGGCAACAAGATGTGGATCTCCGGCGGCGACCACGAGCTGACCGAGAACATCGTCCACCTGGTGCTGGCCAAGGTCCCCGGCGGCCCGGCCGGGGTGAAGGGGATCTCGCTGTTCGTCGTCCCCAAGTTCCTGGTCAACGACGACGGCAGCCTCGGCGAGCGCAACGACGTGGTCCTCGCCGGGCTCAACCACAAGATGGGCTACCGCGGGACGACGAACACCCTGCTGAACTTCGGCGAGGGCGTGCACACCCCCGGTGGGCAGGCCGGCGCGGTCGGCTTCCTGGTCGGCGAGCTGCACCGCGGGCTCAGCTACATGTTCCACATGATGAACGAGGCCCGGATCGGTGTCGGGATGGGCGCCACGGGGCTCGGCTACACCGGCTACCTGCACGCCGTCGACTACGCCCGCACCCGCACCCAGGGCCGGGCGCTCGCCGGCAAGGACCCGGCCGCCCCGCCGGTGCCGATCGTCGAGCACGCCGACGTCCGGCGGATGCTGCTGGCCGCGAAGTCCTACGTCGAGGGCGGGCTCGCCCTGGGTCTCTACTGCGCCCGGCTGGTCGACGAGGAGCGCACGGCCGAGACCGAGGAGGAGCGGGCCCGGGCGCACCTGCTGCTCGAGACGCTCACCCCGATCGCCAAGAGCTGGCCCTCGCAGTGGTGCCTGGCCGCCAACGACCTGGCCATCCAGGTGCACGGTGGCTACGGGTACACCCGCGACTACCCGGTCGAGCAGTTCTACCGGGACAACCGGCTCAACCCGATCCACGAGGGCACCCACGGCATCCAGGCGCTGGACCTGCTCGGCCGCAAGGTCGTGATGAACGGCGGCGCCGGGCTGGCCGCCCTGGGCGAGGCGATCGGTGCCACCACCCAGCGAGCCGCCGGCACGCAGTGGGCCGACCTCGCCGAGACCCTCGACGACCTGGTCCAGCGGCTCGGCGCGGTGACCGCGACCCTGTGGGCCGACGGTGACCCGGAGGTCGCGCTGGCCAACGCGTCGGTCTACCTCGAGGCGGCCGGGCACGTGGTCGTCGGCTGGCTGTGGCTGGAGCAGGCCCTGACCACCGAGGGCCGGGACGGCGACTTCTACGACGGCAAGCGTCAGGCGGCGCGGTACTTCCAGCGCTGGGAGCTGCCCAAGGTCGGTCCGCAACTGGCCCTGCTGGCCTCGCTGGACGGAACGGTCCGCACCATGCGCAGCGACTGGTTCTGA
- a CDS encoding YihY/virulence factor BrkB family protein gives MAGASARDPRESGRGGTAQDTAPGEKDSAPGDDNISRERADYAPTGADPTPTTGGTLKRTLKEFSEDGLTDWAASLTYYGVLALFPALTALLSIVGLLTNPQQLTDAITAVVPAQAADTLNPVIEQIAGSSGAASLGLIIGVAAAIWSASGYVGAFTRAANVVYETPEGRKVWKLKPLQLLITLIGILFAALILAMLVLSGPVVDAIGQSIGLGDTVLTIWSWAKWPVMLVLLALMIAVLYYATPNVRLRGFKWVSPGAGVAILVAVVASALFAFYVANFGSYNKTYGALAGVVIFLIWFWLINLALLFGIELDAEIERTKELKEGVPRAEKEIQLDARATPKDKQTT, from the coding sequence ATGGCCGGAGCAAGCGCACGCGACCCCCGCGAGAGCGGGCGTGGCGGTACCGCGCAGGACACCGCCCCGGGCGAGAAGGACTCCGCCCCGGGCGACGACAACATCAGCCGGGAGCGGGCGGACTACGCGCCGACCGGCGCCGACCCGACGCCCACCACGGGCGGCACGCTCAAGCGGACCCTCAAGGAGTTCAGCGAGGACGGCCTCACCGACTGGGCGGCCTCGCTGACCTACTACGGCGTGCTGGCCCTGTTCCCCGCGCTGACGGCGCTGCTGTCGATCGTCGGGCTGCTGACCAACCCGCAGCAGCTCACCGACGCCATCACCGCCGTCGTCCCGGCGCAGGCAGCCGACACCCTCAACCCGGTCATCGAGCAGATCGCGGGCAGCTCGGGTGCTGCCAGCCTCGGCCTGATCATCGGTGTCGCGGCGGCCATCTGGTCGGCCTCGGGCTACGTCGGCGCCTTCACCCGGGCCGCCAACGTCGTCTACGAGACCCCCGAGGGCCGCAAGGTCTGGAAGCTCAAGCCGCTGCAGCTGCTCATCACGCTGATCGGCATCCTCTTCGCCGCCCTCATCCTGGCGATGTTGGTGCTGAGCGGTCCGGTGGTCGACGCCATCGGGCAGTCGATCGGCCTCGGCGACACCGTGCTGACCATCTGGTCGTGGGCCAAGTGGCCGGTCATGCTCGTGCTGCTGGCGCTGATGATCGCCGTCCTCTACTATGCGACGCCGAACGTCCGGCTGCGCGGCTTCAAGTGGGTCAGCCCCGGTGCCGGCGTCGCCATCCTGGTGGCGGTCGTCGCCTCGGCGCTGTTCGCCTTCTACGTCGCCAACTTCGGCAGCTACAACAAGACCTACGGGGCGCTCGCCGGCGTGGTGATCTTCCTGATCTGGTTCTGGCTGATCAACCTCGCCCTGCTCTTCGGCATCGAGCTCGACGCCGAGATCGAGCGCACCAAGGAGCTGAAGGAGGGTGTGCCGCGCGCCGAGAAGGAGATCCAGCTCGACGCCCGGGCCACGCCCAAGGACAAGCAGACGACCTGA
- a CDS encoding MarR family winged helix-turn-helix transcriptional regulator — MVFEDLTAYRLLIADVYELAGASRRTSEGLAREVGQSAARWHVLSVVSDGPRTVAGAARRLGLARQSVQRVVDDLVAGGQAELQPNPDHARAPLVALTEAGVRSLAELVRRSDADRAALLARAGVDRADLDRAREVLRRVLAAVQEPPVG; from the coding sequence ATGGTGTTCGAGGACCTCACCGCCTACCGCCTGCTGATCGCCGACGTCTACGAGCTCGCCGGTGCGTCCCGGCGCACCAGCGAGGGGCTCGCCCGCGAGGTGGGGCAGTCCGCCGCGCGGTGGCACGTCCTCAGCGTCGTGTCCGACGGGCCGCGCACGGTGGCCGGCGCGGCCCGTCGTCTCGGCCTGGCCCGGCAGAGCGTGCAGCGCGTCGTCGACGACCTGGTCGCCGGCGGGCAGGCGGAGCTGCAGCCCAACCCCGACCACGCCCGGGCCCCGCTCGTCGCCCTGACCGAGGCGGGCGTGCGCTCCCTGGCGGAGCTGGTGCGCCGCTCCGACGCCGACCGGGCCGCGCTGCTGGCCCGCGCGGGCGTCGACCGGGCCGACCTGGACCGGGCGCGTGAGGTGCTGCGCCGGGTGCTCGCGGCCGTGCAGGAGCCGCCGGTCGGCTGA